In Odocoileus virginianus isolate 20LAN1187 ecotype Illinois chromosome X, Ovbor_1.2, whole genome shotgun sequence, the genomic window tccttttctagttgctttaagtgtagagttaggttatttatttgtcttttttcttgtttcttgaggtaagcctgtattgctatgaaccttcttccccttagcactgcttttactgagtcccataggttttgggttgttgtgttttcattttccttcgtttctatgcatatttttatttcttttttgatttcttctgtgattttttggttattcagcagcgtgttgttcagcctccacatattggaatttttaatagtttttctcaggactgtagttttaaaaaaaaggaaaaaagaagctcatagaatacagagaacagactggtggttatCAGAGGCAGGGGTTGGGGAGTAGGCTAAATGGGTGAAAGTAgtgaaaaggtacaaacttccagttatgaaaTAAGTTCTGAGGACTTGATGtacatggtgactataattaataatactaaCAGGATATTTGAAAGGTACCAAGAAAGTGAATCTTAGACttttctcatcacaggaaaaaaatttttttgtaaccATGCATGGTGCAGAAGGTTAACTAGAtgtactgtggtgatcattttgcaatatttacaaatattgaatcattatgttgtacacataaagctaatgttatatgtcaattatatctcaatacaaaaataaataaaataaagacaagacAGTTTGGTCTCCAAAAAAATCTGTATAATAtgccatttttatcattttttttcccttaataaaTAGTCATGACTATACTCATGTACTTTGTGCATGCCTTAATTATTCCTTGATGCTCCATTTCCTAGGAGTAAAATTCCTGTGTCAAAGAGAAGGAATGCTTTCAAGGCTGTTAGATGTGTTGCCAAATTTCTCTTTGGGAAGATGCTATTTATTTGTACTTCCCAGGTACACATGTGAATGATGCACATCTATTTCTCTGCATCCCAGTTAATGGTGGGCATCATTGTTTAAAGCTGTTTTCCAATTTGAGAGGCTAATatgctattttaatattaattttctctGATTACTTTCAAAGCTAACATTCCCCCCTACCATTGGTGACTAGCcacttcttaaatatattttttcatgtcttCTGAATCAtctggggattttttttcccaaataagagGTAGTATCAAATTGTAATATGCCCCTTTTCAGGTTTACTGGCcctgtctctgcctcttttttCCCCAGAGATACACACTGAAGTATCTTGCCTGAAACAGCATAAGAAATCTCTTTCCACAGAGTTCCAATGTATTGTGATTGAGCAATTGTGCAAAAAAGAACATGACTTAGCATTGCTAGGAAATGTATTTTTAGGAGCCCCTGtgggtatggaagcaacctgctGCCTTTGAGAAGATCTGAGGGATAGAAAGGCTTTTTTTTAAGTACACAAGATAAAAAGTGTATTAGTATGTTAGATGTTTTGAGCACCTGAGAAAAGAGGTGATAAATAAATACCAAGTTTTATATATTGCTGTTATCAATAGTGTGAGCCACACACTTTTTTGTTTGCCTTGTTTTTAATCATCCGCTTCTACTTCACATCAACCTTCTTTGTTGGCTTTTCAGGTTGGACAAGTTGTCCTGGAAAAgagtcttaactttttttttaatctttacaacattgcttctgtttcatgttttggttttttgactgagaggcatgcaggatctttgctccttgaccagggatcgaaatcatgcctcctgcattggaaggtgaagtcccaaccagtggactgccaggggagtcccagccttagattcttaaaattaaactttaaatataacttaaaaatgtatattattaccatgtagtttatttttgtgcttttctcttgtttcctggtGAGACctgtaaaatttcagaaaatgatcTGCTTTATGAGTAACAGGTTAATAAAACTGTTGTGGATTACTCCTTTCCATTTCCGTCTTCAAGTTTTGGTGAAATTAGTGGCTTAATAATGATACACatcactcaaaaatatttatttattgaattaaggAATGAACTGCTACACAAATAAATCCTAGAGAAGAGATTAGTGTGTAACCTCACTTTTTATTGTCTCTGTGTGCAGTCTTGGAAATGGATCCTTGCACCAGGCATTCTTTACATCTTTGAAAGGATCCTCCGATTTTACCGCTCTCAGCAGAAGGTTGTGATTACCAAGGTAAAGAATATGCACTTTCTTCTTGCTGTGCTAAGAGTTCTGTTCTTCCTGATTATAGAAATAAATTGCCATGTTGTCaccttcacagaaataaaaagcaacttGAGGGCAATATATTTGAGTTCCTCTGGTGCTGGACAGAACTGGAGAGGCTTGGCAGAAATCATCAGCATGGGTCTATGTCAGAAGTTGCTAACAGGCAGTATACACCATATctctgtagcccgtcaggctcctctgtccatgggattcaccaggcaagaatactagagtgggtagccattcccttctctaacactttggccacctgatacggagagctgacttactggaaaagaccctgatgctgggaaaagattgagggcaggaggagaaggggatgacataggatgagatggttggatagcatcaccgactcaatggacattagtttgggcaaactctaggagatgatggaggacagggaatcctggcacgtccacagggttgcaaaatattggacatgactaagcaaatgaactacaataacaacaacaatctagCCCACAGACATATTTTGTTTGGCCCAAACACTGATTGTTTAGAAAGTCGAATTGGTCGCTAACATATAGAAACCTGGATGGAGGCTTTCACAtcaaaaaatgttatttcttgtTGGTTTTCCAACTTATCCagttatagcacagggaattatattcaatattttgtaacaagaTAGAATGGAATTTAATCTGAAAAtagtaactgaatcactttgctgtacacctgaaactaacacaatattgtaaatcaactatgcttcaatttaaaacTAGCATTTCTAGACTCTTGAAGAATCAAGCAACCTGATAATGCTGAATCTCTGCTCCACAGTGCAACCATTGTATGGACTTGGTAATTGCTGCCCCTTTCAGAAAGGATTTCTGTTTGCAATTTACTGTCATCAGCAGCCCTCCAGCTTTACTCATTTACTTTATTTGCTTGCCCCTGTCACCATTTGAATTTGCCTCTCTTGACCTCTGTGCTTCGTTCATAGGTTGTCATGCACCCATCCAAAGTTTTGGAATTACAGATGCACAAGCATGGCTTCAGCATGGAAGTGGGACAGTATATTTTTGTTAATTGCCCCTCAATCTCTTACCTGGAGTGGCATCCCTTTACCCTGACCTCCGCTCCAGAGGAAGACTTCTTCTCCATTCATATCCGAGCAGTGGGGGACTGGACAGAAAATCTCATAAGGACTTTTGAACAACAGTATTCGTCAGTTCCCAGGTAGGTCGTTAAGAGCAGTAGAGATCCAGACCAGAACACAAACaggcagaaaagagaaataattccTCACTGAACCTTAAGTCTGGTAAAATGGAATATgattaaaataaacaagcaacagTGAGCTGTGGAACAGTTATGCCTCTGGGAGGACGTTTGAGGTTGCAGGTAGAGGTGAGACTtcacttttgcccattttcttttgccttctgcCAGGATCCAGGTGGATGGACCTTTTGGCACTGTCAGTGAGGATGTTTTCCAGTATGAAGTGGCTGTGTTGGTTGGAGCAGGAATTGGGGTTACACCCTTTGCTTCTATCTTGAAATCCATCTGGTACAAATTTCAGCATGCAGATCACAACCTCGAAACACAAAAGGTACACTCCCAAGTACCATTTTTCATCTGGTCTGAGCCTGACAGGTCCACAGTTTTCATGGGCTAAGCTCTTTACAATTAGTAAGAGAGTAACCTCTCCCTGGAGTTACGAGAGTGAGTGATTACTTCTCCTAGACAAGGCATCCACTCCTGCAGACTTGCCATAAgaactgggtcttcattgtcAACTGGAGCACCTGAAATGAAGCTGATGTTTGAGCTCTTTCCATAAGGAAAGTTGTCAGGACTCTGGACATTAATGCCACTTGAGGTCAGCAGCTCTGTAGAAGTGATTTTTTCCAGGTCACTCTTAGACTTGATCAAcaaatatagtgtatatatgcataATCATGTCATCATAGTGCACATTGTAAGAGGCACTTAAGGCTATATTCTCTTTTGCTGATTCCAGATCTATTTCTACTGGATCTGCAGGGAGATGGGTGCTTTTGCTTGGTTCAATGACCTATTGGCTGCCCTGGAACAGGAGATGGAGGAATTAGGCAAAGTGGGTTTTCTAAACTACCGTCTCTTCCTCACCGGATGGGACAGCAGCTTTGTGAGTTCAAACAAACACACTAATTCCCTAAGACAAAGGTCAGATAAAACATAATGCATGCTGAGCAGAAATAATCATATCTTACGATTTCCTACCTGCTCTCACCTTCACACTCAAGTTTAAAAGTGGCTGAAGGAAGGGCAGCTATCAGGACCTGCTTTTTCTAACTTCCTATTTCTCCAACTCCAGGCTGGTCATGCAGCACTAAACTTTGATAAGGCCAATGACATCCTGACAGGTCTGAAACAGAAAACCTTCTTTGGGAGACCTATGTGGGACAATGAGTTCTCTACAATAGCTACCGCTCACCCCAAGTAAGTGTATTCTCCTCTAGTTGGTTGATTTTGCAGAATTAGGTTTAGGAAAATTATTACAGCATGTTGAACACTCTTGGGAAAAGATCTCTGGGGCCAAAACTATTTGCACCAATCTTAGATTCTTGCTTAAAAGTGAGGAAATTTCATCTGAGATTTCAGCCAAATAGGGAGAAGACGTTTGTTGTCACCACCTGCATTCGAACAATGAGGCAAAGAAACTCAGTTCTGGCTGTATTACCAAATAAAAGAGAGAACTAGAACCACTCAAATGCACTATTTTGGGCCAAAGCAGttctgaagaaaaataacaaagttgGAGGCATAACTGTCCCAGACTttagacaatactacaaagctacagtaatctaAACATCTTGGCATTGGCAcaaacatatagatcaatgggacagaacagagagcccagaaataaacccacacacttaggGCCAgttaatttttgacaaaggaagcaagaatatacaatggaaaaaaagacagtcttttcagcaaatggtgttgggaaagctggacagcctcaggtaaatcaatgaagttagaatgcTCCCtcatactatacacaaaaataaattcaaaatggcttaaagacttaaatgtaaaacatgataccataaaactcttagaagagaacCTAGGTAAAACATTCTTGGACATAAATCATagtaatattttcttagatcaggttcccaaggcaaaagaaataaaagcaaaaattaaaaaataggatcATAtcaaacttcaaagcttttgcacagcaaaggaaaccataaacaaaatgaaaagacaacctacagactgggagaaaatatttccaagcaGTGCAACTGTCAAGGgcttacttttcaaaatatacagacaacttatacaactcaatataaaaaaaaaaacccaactctattaaaaaatgggcagaagatctcaATAGCCATTTCTGCAGAGAAGGCATATAGGtgaccaacaagcacatgaaaagattctcagcattgctaattattagaggaatgcaaatcaaaactaaaaatgaagTATCACtccacactagtcagaatggccatcatcaaaatgtctacaagtagcaaatgctggagagggtatgaagAAAAGTAAATCCTCTGACAGTagtagtgggaatataaattagttaagccactatggaaagcagtatggaggtctctttaaaaaactagagttgccatatgattcagcaatcccactctgtggcatatatccagagaaaagtcTAATTTGCAAATATACATGccatcccaatgttcataacagcactattcacaatagtcaagacatgaaagcaacctaaatatctattgacagatgaatggataaagagggtgtgatacacatattcacacacaatggaatactactcagataatgccatttgcagcaacatggagggacctagagattaccatactaagcaaagtaagtcagacaaagatatatcacttatatgtggaatctaaaatatatggtacaaatgaacttatttataaaacagaaatggactcaaagacaaaaaacaaacttatggctatcaaaggggaaagaggagggggaggaataaattgggagtatgggattaacaggtacacaccactatatatatgggcttctccagtggctcagtagcaaagaaatcacctgcaaggcaggagcagcaggagatgtgggttcaattcctggtcaggaagatctcctagagcagggcatggaaacccactccagtattcttacctggagaatcccatagacagaggagtctggcaggctacagtccatgaggttacaaagagtcagacatgactgagcacaaaacTAAATAGCTGATGACCTGACCTCAGTTTTCTGAGGGGTTCTGAGACATGCTGGAACATGAAAATCAGTCATAAAATCAGCCATTAAGATGGGAAAGAGATTAAGCTGATTGTATTAGATAAATTCCTGACACCTTCCAGTTCTGGAACCTTGAGCTAGAAAGAAAACCCTCTAAttttcagattcctcatctgtaaatggggttTATATGAGTAAGTGCCTGCTCTACTCACTTGCCGGATTGTCATGAATAATAAGCaagacattatatataaaatgcccTGTAAACTGGAAAGCAGCATATAAACGAAAGAGATTCTGTTAATTATTGTTTCAGGTTGACCATAGTTAAGGAATACTTATATTAtgtgggaaagaagaaagatgagcCAGGGAAGAAGTAGGAGTGTGGAGAAGCAGTGTCACAGAAGCCAAGAGAGGATGTATTAGAGGAGTGCTGTCAACAGTGTTGGAGGAAGGCAGGGTCCAGCAAATGCTTATTTAGTTTAAGGATGATCTAACCATATTTATAGACAGATCAGGAGCCAGTAGATAGAAATAAACTAAACATgcaaaataaacatgcaaaacGGGCTTCTCCCACATTGTTTATGGGAATGTGAAACTGTGCACCACTTTGGGAAAGCTCTGGcctttcctcaaaatgttaaattccatcaccacatgacccagcattTTGACTCCtaagtatatacccaaaagaaatgaaaacatatgtccacacacaaACTTGTGTATGAATGTATGTAAAGTAGCCTAAAAGTGTGGAAAcaaaagtgtccatcaacagatgaatggataaacaaaatgtgatatattcacacaatggaatatcatttagttgtaaaaagaaatgaagtactgttatatgctacaacatggatgaaccttgaaaatagtATGGTAAGTGCAAGAAATCcaacacaaaaggccacatatcatatgattccaGATTAGGCAAAtctagagacaggaagtagatttGATTATctagggcaggggtgggggcggttGGCAGAAAATGGCAAGTGACTGCTAATGTGTATGGGTTTTTTGAGATGAAAATATTCTCAGATTTTGTGCAACTTGGTGGTTATACTAAAAAGCACCACCTGCACACTCTAAAAGGCTGAATGTTATATCATGGGAAttacatttcaaataaaagaGGGGAGAAGAAGATataagggaaggaaggagagtgaGGCCCAGAGCCTAGTTAGAAAGAGTATCTTTGGCAGGAAGAATCACTACCTCTTCAATGTGAAAAAACACTGGATGGCTTTAATGGCAGTTGCTATGTACCAGGCATTTTTCTAATTGCTTTAcacatgttgtttttgtttaaaccTCCAAACAAGACTATGAGCTAGGTACTAtttttatccccactttacagggTTGGGGGGGCATGGTgaaagagagattaagaaacttgCCTAAAGTCATACAGCTGAGACAAATGTCAGAACAGGGATTAGAACCTAGACAGCCTGGCTTTAGAGTCTAGTAGTTCATAGTACACTGCTCTTCATATCCTATGAGTGTGCTCAGTAGAATAGGCAAGGTTGAGTACTGAGAGGGTTAAGGGCTGGGAGCATATTGGGGATTGCAAACAGAAAAGGTGAGATGAACATGAAGAACGTGAGACCGTCAGTAACTTAATTTCTATGTAAGGTTGTTGGGAGGAGAGGCATAGCAGAGGTAGAAAACATTCCCACAAACCACCAGCAGCCTTTGCTGCCTTCTAGTTCTGGCTACCATTCTATTCTTGCAGGTCGGCGGTGGGAGTCTTCCTATGTGGTCCTCAGACTTTGGCAAAGAGCCTGAGCAAATGCTGTCACCAGTACTCCAGCCTGGATCCTAGGAAGGTTCAATTCTACTTCAACAAAGAAAATTTCTGAGTTACAGGAATAAGGATAGTAATCTGCATTTAAATCTCTTCATCTTCAACAATTTACTTGATTTGGTCAGGTTGAGGTAACCACTTAAAGACAGTAACATGTTTCTTTCAAGCCTCGAGTCCCTGGATCTCTTTTTTGATTGGATTCAACTTAGTCATCACTGAGCTTCATGGACCCAAGAACTTCGGAAGTTATCATAATTGTAAAGCCCATggattctttctttgaaaatcacTGTAAATCCTTCTGGAATGCCCTAATTGCAGCAAGGCCTGATAGCAGATGCAGTTGACAGTTACATAATTTAACCTCGGGTGATTTTGTTGATTCCAAGTGTTAGCCATATCCTGGACTCTGGGTCATTCTCCTAGTCCTCCTACCCACCAAGAAAATTtctaaggtgattttttttcaaataaaaatttattaaagaattaatgacaaaatataataaacataaatagtaaaacaaatataaaattatcaagAACTCAATCCCTATATAACAGTATGTACATTCTGTTAAACATGGTCTTATCCAGTGTGAATGGCAACTTATgctttacttatttttgcttatcaaaaaatgaaagattttcctctgtttaatgaataaatcttttgttactttatCTAGGCTCTCCATTTAGGAAAGATTATCTTTAAAGTACGCTAATCGTAACTGAAATTGTATCATAATTGAGAGTCAGCTATGTTGTCATTAGCTTGCCTTGTTCTGCTGGAAATAATTGTGAAAACCTGAACTCCATCTTAGGAGGATTATTTAGTCAAGAAGGACTCTTTATTACCATCTTAATCAAGGGGAGTTATTAATgtcttaaaaagataatttaaaattttgacaacATTTCTTTGGCTCCTATGTACCTATTAAGGAATCGTTCAGTAATATAAGcaaaatgccttttctttctcctatcaaaatgcttttatttcttccatcCACCTGGCTCTGGAGTGTCAGTAGTCACAGTGAATCAGTAGACGGAAAGAAGACTGGGGCccttaaaagaggaaaaataacacaCATTGCGTTGTGCTCAAAGACAATTCAAATCATAAGATTTGCAAGAATGTTTCTACTGAATTAACATTAGCGCACCTATCTCTCTACCACTGTGACCAAAAATGAATGATTGCTTCTAAATGTCCAGAAACCTACAAGACTTGAAGGAttagaaaaactgatttttttcagtcACTAGTCTGAACAAAATAAAGGAAGGTCATGAACTCATGGTAGCTAACTGTGTTTCATGTATTAACTGGACATCAAGAACAAGTACTAATGGACGTTTCTGAGAGAATAGATTGGGATACCCCTGCTGTTACTAATTTCCTGGATTTTagctaatttaaatttaataaggGTTTAGGAACATGCACACTGCTACCTTGATGATTTGGTTCCTATTAGACAACTGCTGACCAAATTATAACTTGATCTCCAATGAGTCTGATTTGGAATCTTAGTGTTCCTTAAAACTTATTATAATGAGTTCCTAAGGAGAAAGGCTGTACTCTCAGTCTTGACGTCTCAATATGTTGACACTTCAAGACATGACTGCTGCTAAAATAAACATATCAAGGCCTAGAATGTTCATGGAAGCTGGCAGAAaaggtaatgataataataaatcctacatacatacatacagctAAGCCCAAATTAGGCATGAACAGGCTACCTAGAAAGCTTCTCAGCTGTTTTGAGCAAGTTTTTCTTCCTAGGTTGCAATTATCAAGTACTTTTCTCAGCAAACTTTTGTTGTAGTAAATGCTTATATATGAGCAGaaaatttctcaattttaatgTCCCTCATAATTTTGATTATCTTTGCATTCTTTTGCTTGACATGTAAGCAATATGCTATTACATTCTCCACACCTATGGCAGGCTTTTAATTCACTTGACCATAATCCTAACGCAGAGGCTAGGACTTTGAGAATATAAATAGACTGAGGAGTAGTTCCAGTGGAACTTCACTAATTATTAAGGCACCTCTTAACCTCTTGAGGTTGGCCTGATGGAGATAAATCATGTTTCTCCTTAATGCCACTAGGAGAGAGAATACTAGGCTGAAAGAGCTGTAGGTTATAGCCAGTGGCACTGATTGTGTTCATAACCCATTTGAAAGGAGGCAGGCAGGGTCAGACCTAATGGGCAATCTGACTGCTTATAAATTTGGTCCttttgaaataaatgagaaaaatgtaaatgtaaaaattttagaatttctatGTTTTAATTTCCCAGAATAAATTTGGTTACTGGGTAGGGCTGCAGATTAGTAATTATTTAGAAGGCAAGATGAAATGAATTGTTTGATTTCTGTTCAGTGTTTATTTCATCTTGAACATGGGAAAAATTAGTGGCTttctaagcttttaaaaaaactacccAGACTGAAGAGTTTTAGAACAAGAAATGTCAACAGTCTCTTGTGTTGCTGACACATTAAAACCAGTGATCATACATCGTCCTTAACTCTGAACTATGTATGTGAATAGActttagttcatttcagttcagtcactcagtcttgtccgactttgtgaccccatggactgcagcatgccaggcctccccgtccatcaccaactcccagagtttactcaaattcatgcccactgaactggtgatgccatccaaccatctcatcctctgttgtccccttcctgGTACTGactaaaaaatgcattttgataTTTGGATTTTTCTAAACTAAATACGCTGCTCTTCTATGTAGGCTCTTTGCTTTGCTGGCCTTCTGACCATTTTACAGCTCTAAGCACATGCTATTTTCTGAGTAGACTCAGAAGCTCTAGCATGTTCTCAAAGGTCAAATATTATTATTCTTGTTGGAAGTAAACTAAGCAAGAACTAAGTTCCAGAAAACCCTGCTTCTGAGAAATCCTCAAATATCATTAAGAAGAATAAATGgttaacttaaaaggaaaaacagctaTGCAACATTAAAGTACAATATTGCAGTAAGGGTAGAAAACACATGTGAGGTTTCACCCTTGGAGTTCagccttttaaaagcaaaaaggttATGCATATCAATTTGCAGTATACTAAAATTGTGTTCAAACTTTATTTCaagtcaaagaaaatatacaaactaAGACAACAGAATGATCTGATTTTGTTCTGAGAGAAGGTGATAGGAGTCCTCCACCTGGCACCAATTTGAATCATTCAAGGGTTAGGATGCAGAAGTCATCTTTTTGCAACATTTCAACAAAGTTATGGAATTAATTTCCATATCTGTTGCCAGGTATTTTTGAAAACCTGTAAGGAAAAGTTGGGAGAAAGCCATTACAAGTGGAGACAAAGTTCTCTTCCCCAAAcatcaggaagaaaagaatttaaaggtAGGGGAAGGAGGCTATGCATAAGAACAAATCACCAGGGACAGATTCCTAAGGCGTCTGCCTCCTGCTTCCCCAAAATAATCATCTCTTACAGTGGAGTTTCTCAACCTAAGCACTACTGACATCTGGGGCCAGATAACTGTTTGTTATCAGAGGGTGTCCTGAGCATTACAGGAGGTTTAGCAGTATCTCTGGTCCCTACCCACTGAAAGCCAGTAGCACACCATACCCACTAAAGCTGTGATAACCAAAAACGTCTCCAGACATTTCTAAGTATCGTGTAGGGGGCAAAACCACCTctggctgagaaccactgacctaATGGTAATGGTACATAAGCCTGTCAGTGATAGCAGAGCTGGATCACAACCAGTAAGGTATAGGATGGAGGGAGAGCCAACCTTGGCTACAGTATGCACCAATACCAGCAAATACACATTAAAACCTTCCCAGTGGAAAACTGCAAAGAACTACATGTACCACAAGTACATATTAGTGGAGgtttaaaagagataaaaggtGAATAAGGTCTGTAGTCTAGTTAAGAGTAATGTACCAATGTACATTTCTTCCTTTTGTGCTATAAACCAAAAAGTATTGTGTACAATAGATTCCCAAAATTTTATCATTGTGGGAAGCTAAGGGAAAGGTGCATGAGTCTCTCTGTACTATTTTCCCAACTTCCTGtgaatttctaattatttcaaaataaaagataaaacaaacaaaaacccctgcTCTGTGGTTTATGTGCAAGGCTTTGAAATGAGGTACCTTATAAGCAAGAATACACAAGGAGAGAAATTTCAGAAACATTGTTTACCCAAAACATAATTTTCTCACATTCTAGGGGATACCTTTTCTGGCATAAATGgattagaaaaagtaaaagagaggaatagtttttaaaaatctattcctcTAACTATAATAGGCAGTCTATACTTTCACTAAAGAAAATAGAATGCCTTGGGTATCTGGACTAAAAGTTCTAGTCACACTGTAAGTCTAGTGCCATCCATCTATGACAGCTTCCCATTAAAGTTCAGTCAATTTAATGTCTAGATACAGATATAATGCACATTTACAGTTTGAAAGTTTTAACAATATTACaaatatagattaaaatataatatattttagtaaAGACTGCTAGTTAGTGTAAAGAGACCACTGTTAAAGCAAAATTGTTTATGAAATACAAGATGTTGGggaaaaattttgttaaaaacccTATACATGTCATCAGGTTAGGTCACATGATTATGTTCCTTTCTATCTGACTGATGAGCAAGAAAACCAAGGGCAGTAGTGTACAGCAACCTCTAAAATGTACGGGGACTGATGGTGATGGTGGACATTCACTACCTTAAATTATGTGCTATAACAGTTTAACCTCAAAATATTCAATgcaaaataaatacttgaaactaaaatgtttatatattttattgaaattgtttgtattttcactttgatGGGATAGTTGggaataaaataataactgaTTCTGGAAGAATACATACAAAACTATATTTAGCAGTTATGTCTTTGGAATGAGACTGAGAAACCAGAGCTTTTACCCTGAACTTTCTACATTTCTGTATTTGATTAATTTGGTTAAATTGATCATATGTCACTGTTGCaagttttagggaaaaaaaggttACATGAGATTACAATCAACAATTGAACAAATGCCTATCACCTTCCCCTACCATGACAGGGACTGAGTTACTGAAGAGTGAGGGGTCTAGTCAAGAGGGGTACAGAACTCGGGTAGTCTTTAGATCAAGAGACTCTTGTTGGTTAAGCTTGAAAAGTACATACCCCAAATGCACAAGGAGCTTGTCTGACTCAGGCAC contains:
- the NOX1 gene encoding NADPH oxidase 1 isoform X1, coding for MLILLPVCRNLLSFLRGTCSLYRSTLRKQLDHNLSFHKLVGYMICLHTAIHIIAHLFNLERYSRSRQATDGSLASILSNLPHQENDSWLNPIQSSNTTVVYVTFTSIAGLTGVIITMALVLMVTSAMEFIRRSYFEVFWYTHHIFIIYFIGLGIHGLGGIVRGQTEESMAENHPHMCAEFFEKWDDPASHCKPPQFEGLPAESWKWILAPGILYIFERILRFYRSQQKVVITKVVMHPSKVLELQMHKHGFSMEVGQYIFVNCPSISYLEWHPFTLTSAPEEDFFSIHIRAVGDWTENLIRTFEQQYSSVPRIQVDGPFGTVSEDVFQYEVAVLVGAGIGVTPFASILKSIWYKFQHADHNLETQKIYFYWICREMGAFAWFNDLLAALEQEMEELGKVGFLNYRLFLTGWDSSFAGHAALNFDKANDILTGLKQKTFFGRPMWDNEFSTIATAHPKSAVGVFLCGPQTLAKSLSKCCHQYSSLDPRKVQFYFNKENF